In Rhizoctonia solani chromosome 7, complete sequence, one DNA window encodes the following:
- a CDS encoding GNAT family acetyltransferase, which produces MSSPRSEYSDAAFDFDASSIVYRPMNTRDMTQVEALHNELVKQRLPPMFLHQSLYHPHRRTVVAEYSTKTGKSFLVGFASAHVTTKPDWPAVLEPEVDLLTLGVRAEYRHHHIAENLIKTVTASLINTCRFKAGEQGAIVHADIRCGHANRAFFERGLSWEEDKEFQRTLPWARCDATRFVTRVAI; this is translated from the exons ATGTCTTCCCCTCGCTCCGAGTACTCTGATGCTGCTTTTGATTTTGACGCATCTTCTATT GTATACCGCCCCATGAACACCCGTGACATGACCCAGGTCGAGGCTCTCCAC AATGAGCTTGTCAAACAACGCCTGCCTCCGATGTTCCTCCACCAATCACTCTACCACCCACACCGCCGCACAGTCGTAGCTGAATACTCAACCAAGACTGGCAAATCGTTTCTCGTCGGATTCGCTTCAGCCCACGTTACAACCAAGCCCGACTGGCCAGCAGTCCTTGAGCCCGAGGTCGATTTGTTGACTCTCGGTGTCCGAGCCGAGTACCGCCACCACCACATTGCGGAGAACCTGATCAAGACCGTGACGGCTTCGTTGATCAACACCTGTCGCTTCAAGGCGGGCGAGCAGGGCGCAATCGTCCACGCTGATATTCGATGTGGACATGCGAACCGGGCATTCTTCGAACGAGGATTGTCTTGGGAAGAGGACAAAGAATTCCAGAGGACCTTGCCTTGGGCGAGGTGCGATGCGACTCGCTTCGTTACCCGTGTCGCAATCTAA
- a CDS encoding alpha/beta hydrolase family protein yields MPSGPPSRLYAWVYLARKYAELLVRLPFIGIWYIPKSNRPYPGWSWGRALLVYVANFTWEIPYRTGRLLDRDINREVPAKECMGTKFMWIQPVPEHFIQGEIKGYAESAKVKPCRIPAYGFGDWGQEKLLHARDSEKIVMHCHGGAYVSRTAHPEDLTAGVSKGIVKFSKPTVSRTLSIEYRLSSSAPWPSKWPFPTGLIDALSGYHYLINTLGFKPQNIIISGDSAGGNLVLGLVRYLRDNPQIGLPLPGGLLLVSPWCDLGETHLHQRPDGLSVKNHDRRSDFIAGDWISSDSTLRYGIRSFLGSHLSPTDARKNPYISPASLDLDEQIVATMFDNFPRTYLVYGEAEILVDENRTLYERMVRNVGPDRIVKDEVPDAMHDVFALEIWEPEYSEAHRRFASWAASLP; encoded by the exons ATGCCTTCTGGCCCTCCAAGTCGATTATACGCATGGGTGTATCTTGCACGAAAATACGCTGAGCTTTTAGTAAGGCTACCATTTATAGGCATCTGGTACATTCCCAAATCCAACCGGCCTTACCCTGGATGGTCTTGGGGACGAGCGCTCCTCGTTTATGTGGCTAATTTTACATGGG AGATTCCTTATCGCACGGGCCGTTTGCTCGACCGAGATATTAACAGAGAAGTTCCGGCTAAGGAGTGCATGGGTACTAAATTCATGTGGATTCAGCCTGTGCCAGAGCATTTTATTCAAGGCGAGATCAAGGGCTATGCTGAATCTGCCAAAGTTAAACCATGTCGCATCCCCGCTTATGGATTTGGAGATTGGGGCCAAGAAAAGCTTCTACATGCGCGGGATAGCGAAAAGATTGTTATGCATTGTCACGGAGGTGCTTACGTG AGTCGAACTGCCCACCCAGAGGACCTGACTGCTGGAGTTTCTAAGGGGATAGTGAAATTCAGCAAACCAACTGTTTCTCGTACGCTATCTATCGAGTATCGCTTGAGCAGCTCGGCTCCCTGGCCGTCGAAATGGCCATTCCCTACGGGTTTGATCGATGCTCTATCAGGGTACCATTATCTTATCAATactctcggatttaaacctCAGAACATTATCATATCCGGCGACAGTGCTGGAGGAAACCTTGTCCTTGGGCTGGTTAGATATCTTCGGGACAACCCTCAGATTGGCCTCCCACTCCCTGGTGGGCTACTGCTAGTCTCTCCTTGGTGTGATCTAGGAGAAACCCACTTGCACCAGCGCCCTGATGGCCTCAGTGTTAAAAATCACGATCGACGCAGCGACTTTATAGCTGGCGACTGGATATCTTCTGACTCGACGTTAAGATACGGCATCCGTTCATTCCTCGGCAGTCACCTTTCCCCCACCGATGCCAGGAAGAATCCTTACATAAGTCCCGCTTCGCTTGACTTGGACGAACAAATTGTAGCCACAATGTTTGACAACTTCCCTAGGACTTATCTCGTTTATGGAGAGGCCGAAATTCTCGTAGACGAAAACAGAACGCTATACGAACGCATGGTCAGAAACGTTGGCCCAGATCGGATCGTGAAAGACGAAGTACCTGACGCGATGCACGATGTGTTCGCTCTTGAAATCTGGGAACCTGAATATAGCGAAGCTCACAGGAGGTTTGCTTCGTGGGCTGCCTCCCTGCCTTGA
- a CDS encoding major facilitator superfamily transporter, whose amino-acid sequence MEPEKVQVTTIENKSVRSLSLDSRPKATWSEEEERRLIRKLDWRILPVVIILYLANFNNIGLSIFYITYALSEVPSNLLLKRIGADKWIPVLVTGFGLVCFCTTFIRNFAGFMVVRALLGLWEGGMMPGVTFYLSTYYKRHELVFRIGIFVSASSLSGAFGGLLASGLLKIPQLKGVPSGAWRNILEGAITMALGLAAFYFLPGPAERTKFLNEREKMIAIQRLMQDEDNGNTAGSQAAKGDSWWRTFKSLNTWICAICFLLNNMTVQGISLFMPTLLKGMGYSTIQSQLRTVPPYVVASVFSIAIAYGSFRSGRRGMWLLFIVPLVITGLAILLGTSNSQANYAGVFLIAMGAFPQGPILLSWATNNSAPNTVRAVSSALVVAIGTMGPIVTSWIYLPSDSPRYPIATGVQVGAQGAFFILASFLILHNIRENRRRARGERDYRLNASEEEVARLGSLHPNFRLVL is encoded by the exons ATGGAGCCCGAAAAGGTACAAGTAACGACTATCGAAAACAAGTCGGTTCGATCGCTATCCTTAGATTCAAGACCAAAGGCTACATGGagtgaagaagaggagaggAGGCTTATCAGGAAGCTTG ATTGGCGCATATTACCGGTGGTTATTATCTTGTACTTGGCCAACTTTA ACAACATCGGTCTCTCGATCTTCTACATCACCTATGCACTTTCTGAGG TCCCTTCAAATCTTTTGCTAAAGCGGATTGGAGCGGACAAATGGA TTCCTGTACTCGTTACTGGGTTTGGGCTGGTCTGCTTTTGTACAACATTTATCAGGAATTTTG CCGGATTTATGGTCGTACGTGCTCTATTGGGTTTGTGGGAAGGTGGTATGATGCCCGGTGTAACATTTTACTTGAGCACCTATTACAAGCGTCACGAGCTTGTTTTCCGCATTGGTATCTTTG TTTCTGCATCTTCCCTTAGTGGGGCGTTTGGGGGACTACTCGCTTCTGGGTTGCTCAAGATCCCTCAACTGAAAGGAGT TCCAAGTGGGGCGTGGCGCAATATAT TGGAAGGTGCTATTACGATGGCACTCGGCTTAGCGGCCTTCTACTTCCTTCCTGGGCCAGCGGAGAGGACCAAGTTCCTGAATGAGCGAGAGAAGATGATTGCTATTCAAAGACTCATGCAAGATGAAGACAATGGTAATACGGCG GGCTCCCAAGCGGCCAAAGGGGACTCGTGGTGGAGAACATTCAAGAGCTTGAATACGTGGATCTGCGCT ATTTGCTTCCTTCTCAATAACATGACCGTCCAAGGCATTTCGTTATTTATGCCTACATTGTTAAAAGGAATGGGCTACTCAACTATTCAGTCACAACTACGAACTGTCCCCCCTTAC GTTGTTGCATCTGTGTTTTCTATCGCAATTGCCTATGGTTCTTTCCGTAGCGGCCGTCGGGGCATGTGGCTCCTTTTTATTGTGCCGTTAGTAATTACTGGCCTTGCTATCCTATTGGGAACTTCGAATTCTCAAGCAAACTATGCTGGAGTATTTTTGATTGCGATGGGTGCGTTCCCGCAGGGACCTATTCTCCTAAGCTGG GCCACAAACAATTCTGCG CCCAATACTGTTCGAGCTGTAAGCTCCGCTCTGGTGGTTGCCATTGGTACCATGGGCCCAATCGTAACATCCTGGATATATTTGCCAAGTGATTC GCCAAGGTATCCAATC GCAACTGGCGTTCAAGTCGGTGCGCAAGGTGCTTTCTTCATCTTAGCA TCCTTCCTCATCCTGCATAATATACGGGAGAATCGTCGTCGCGCAAGGGGAGAACGAGATTACCGCTTGAACGCTTCCGAAGAAGAGGTTGCTCGCCTGGGTTCGTTGCACCCAAATTTCCGCTTGGTTCTTTAG